One window of the Archangium primigenium genome contains the following:
- the gatA gene encoding Asp-tRNA(Asn)/Glu-tRNA(Gln) amidotransferase subunit GatA, with product MSLTDLTLLELAEKLASGQTSAVEATRACLARIAQVDGKVKAFLRLDERGALAAAEASDARRATGTRLGPLDGVPVAVKDIFLTEGVETTCASRVLQGFVPPYDATAVTLLKQAGMPIVGKLNQDEFAMGSSNESSAFGACHNPWDLTRTPGGSSGGSAAALAAREVFGTLGTDTGGSIRQPAALTNTVGLKPTYGRVSRQGVIAYASSLDAPGPMGRTVGDVAALLQVLARHDPLDSTSAAVEVPDYRADLEAGVAGLKLGVPREYFVEGMDPQVEAAVRAALAAYEKLGATLVDVSLPHTKYALATYYLLAPAEASSNLARYDGVRYGFRAREGKGLKDMYGQTRDQGFGPEVKRRIMLGTYALSAGYYDAYYLRAQKVRTLIREDFTRAFTQVDAIVTPTSPVPAFKLGEKVEDPLSMYLMDVCTLPCNLAGLPGLSLPCGFTREGLPVGLQLMGRPFDEARLLRIGRAFEREHDFTRRLAPL from the coding sequence ATGTCGTTGACCGACCTCACCCTGTTGGAGCTGGCGGAGAAGCTCGCCTCGGGACAGACGAGCGCCGTGGAGGCGACGCGGGCGTGCCTGGCGCGCATCGCCCAGGTGGACGGGAAGGTGAAGGCCTTCCTGCGTCTGGACGAGCGCGGGGCGCTGGCGGCCGCCGAGGCGAGCGACGCGCGCCGCGCCACGGGCACGCGCCTGGGCCCGCTGGATGGCGTGCCCGTGGCCGTCAAGGACATCTTCCTCACCGAGGGCGTGGAGACCACGTGTGCCTCGCGGGTGCTCCAGGGCTTCGTGCCACCCTACGACGCCACGGCGGTGACCCTGCTCAAGCAGGCGGGCATGCCCATCGTGGGCAAGCTCAACCAGGACGAGTTCGCCATGGGCTCGTCCAACGAATCGAGCGCCTTCGGGGCGTGCCACAACCCGTGGGATTTGACGCGCACGCCGGGCGGCTCCTCGGGGGGCTCGGCGGCGGCGCTGGCGGCGCGCGAGGTGTTCGGCACCCTGGGCACGGACACGGGCGGCTCCATCCGCCAGCCCGCGGCGCTCACCAACACGGTGGGGCTCAAGCCCACCTACGGGCGCGTGTCGCGCCAGGGCGTCATCGCCTACGCCTCGTCGCTGGATGCGCCGGGCCCCATGGGGCGCACGGTGGGCGACGTGGCGGCGCTGCTGCAGGTGCTCGCGCGGCATGATCCGCTCGACTCCACCTCCGCGGCGGTGGAGGTGCCGGACTACCGGGCGGACCTGGAGGCGGGCGTGGCGGGGCTCAAGCTGGGCGTGCCGCGCGAGTACTTCGTCGAGGGCATGGACCCCCAGGTGGAGGCGGCGGTGCGCGCGGCGCTCGCGGCCTACGAGAAGCTCGGGGCCACGCTGGTGGACGTGTCCCTGCCGCACACGAAGTACGCGCTGGCGACGTACTACCTCCTGGCCCCGGCGGAGGCCTCGAGCAACCTGGCCCGCTATGACGGCGTGCGCTACGGCTTCCGGGCGCGCGAGGGCAAGGGGCTCAAGGACATGTACGGCCAGACGCGGGACCAGGGCTTCGGGCCCGAGGTCAAGCGCCGCATCATGCTGGGCACGTACGCGCTGTCGGCGGGCTACTACGACGCCTACTACCTCCGGGCCCAGAAGGTGCGCACGCTCATCCGCGAGGACTTCACGCGCGCCTTCACCCAGGTGGACGCCATCGTGACGCCCACCTCGCCCGTGCCGGCCTTCAAGCTGGGCGAGAAGGTGGAGGACCCGCTGTCCATGTACCTCATGGACGTGTGCACGCTGCCGTGCAACCTGGCGGGGCTGCCCGGGCTGTCCCTGCCCTGTGGCTTTACCCGGGAGGGGCTGCCGGTGGGCTTGCAGCTCATGGGTCGGCCGTTCGACGAGGCGCGGCTCTTGCGCATCGGCCGGGCGTTCGAGCGGGAGCACGACTTCACGCGCCGCCTGGCGCCCCTGTGA
- the gatC gene encoding Asp-tRNA(Asn)/Glu-tRNA(Gln) amidotransferase subunit GatC encodes MKLSVEQVRHVAGLARLSLSASEEERYAVQLSAVLDAVAQLEELDVEGVEPTSHASLAAALLREDTPRPSLTPERALANAPARGGTSFAVPKILE; translated from the coding sequence ATGAAGCTCTCCGTCGAGCAGGTCCGTCACGTGGCCGGTCTGGCCCGCCTGTCGCTGTCCGCCTCGGAAGAGGAGCGCTACGCCGTGCAGCTGTCGGCCGTGCTCGACGCGGTGGCGCAACTGGAGGAGCTGGACGTGGAGGGCGTGGAGCCCACCTCGCATGCCTCGCTCGCCGCGGCGCTCCTGCGCGAGGACACGCCCCGGCCGTCGCTCACGCCGGAGCGCGCCCTGGCCAATGCCCCGGCGCGGGGCGGCACCAGCTTCGCCGTCCCGAAGATCCTGGAGTGA
- a CDS encoding zf-TFIIB domain-containing protein produces MSHIEKPSTPEEAYFQHEEIEKKRKLAFEQAQRLQIQQREELKALHYMKCPKCGLDLQPVVRADVEIDTCFNCHGIFLDAGELEVLQKQMKHENDGKWMGAVLNLFKNK; encoded by the coding sequence ATGTCTCACATCGAGAAGCCGTCCACCCCCGAAGAGGCGTACTTCCAGCACGAGGAGATCGAGAAGAAGCGCAAGCTCGCCTTCGAGCAGGCCCAGCGGCTGCAGATCCAGCAGCGCGAGGAGCTCAAGGCCCTGCACTACATGAAGTGCCCCAAGTGCGGCCTGGACCTGCAGCCCGTCGTGCGCGCCGACGTGGAGATCGACACCTGCTTCAACTGCCACGGCATCTTCCTGGACGCCGGCGAGCTCGAGGTGCTGCAGAAGCAGATGAAGCACGAGAACGACGGCAAGTGGATGGGCGCGGTGCTCAACCTCTTCAAGAACAAGTAG